Within the Natranaeroarchaeum sulfidigenes genome, the region TTGATCACGTCACCATCAGCGCGGTCGGCGTACTGCATGACCTGAAAGAACAGTGGCCGGTCGTTGCTCATGGCACTTCGTTCGAGCGGTGACGGGAGTCTCTTTCGGGACGGCGGGGATTCAAGACGGTGCCGATCGATTCGCCGATATGAGCGATCCTGACGACAGCACGAAACCGCCGGGGGCTACTCTCGCCGCCGAACTCGGTGACCAGCTTCGTGAGCAAGACGCCACGATTGCCACCGCAGAATCGTGTACTGGAGGACTCATGGGAGCAGCGCTGACGGCAGTCCCCGGCTCCAGTGACTACTTCGACCGTGCGCTGGTAACCTACGCCTACGACGCCAAGCGGCAGCTGCTGGGGGTCAACCGGGAGGACCTCGACGATCATGGGGCGGTCAGCGAACCGGTTGCTCGACAGATGGCCAGCGGTGTTCGGGATACTGCAGACGTAACCTGGGGTGTTGGGATAACCGGCGTCGCGGGGCCGGGCGGCGGAACCGAGGAGACCCCTGTCGGGACGGTGTATCTCGGCGTCGCGTACGCCGGTCCGTGGGAGACGAACGAGTCGTACACAACGGTCTCACGCTACGAATTCGAGGGAGATCGGTCGGCAGTCCGATCAGCAACCGTCCAGCAGGCGCTGGAAGATGTGCTCGCGGAACTACGGTTGGTATCCGGTCTGTAACCGGATCAAAAGGGAAAGTATCTTTCGGCGGGCGGTCGGAGAAGATCAGTATATCCGATGAATAAAAAAGGACACGTGCTCAACGCCGTCTTCCTGAGCATCGGTCTCGCGTACCTGCTCGAGCCCGCTGGTGACGAGACAACGTTTATTGCGATGGTCGCAATCGGTATTCCCGTCACACTCGGCGCACTGTTTCCGGACGTCGACACTGACTTCGGAAAACACCGCAAGACGCTGCACAACCTCCCAATACTGGCTCTGTTCGTTGCGTTCCCGTACTTCTTTGACGGGAACCTTCAGTACGTCTGGATCGGTGTGCTGACGCACTATGTCCTCGATATCGCGGGGAGCAAGCGTGGCATTGCGCTGTTTTACCCGATCTGGAAGAAGGAGTTCGGTCTCCCGATCGGCGTCGCGGTGAGTAGCAATCGTTCGACGCTGATGACGATCGTGGTTACGCTGGCAGAACTCGTCGTCGCGGCACTGATCATCTACGATGTCCCGCTGATGGCGCTCGACGCTGCCCGGTCGTCGGTCGGCATCTAGTATGCCGAGACGTCGTCGAACCGACTCGCATAGAGCGATCGTGTCGGGTGTGTTGGCTCGGTCTCCGAGAGGACGATTCGATCGAACTTCTTCCCGGTGTTCTCCCAGCCGAGATGGGCGAACTCCGCGACCGACTGGAGCCGGTGGCTCCACCCCCGACGACGACAGGCCTGCCGTGAGACGCCGTCCTGCAGCGCAGTGCACAGCTCGGCTTCGGTCCGGATATCGCGATCGAACGTCGTCCATGCCAAGCCGACAGAGCCAGGGAGATGCGCGTACGACGACGCGGTAACCGGAGCGTCGACGGTCCGCGCAATCTCGCGGGCCCGGGTGGTGTGTCGTTGCCAGTGTTTCAGATTGTACACCTCGACCGCGTCGATCCGCTCACGGTGGGCCAGGATATCGTCTTCGGCCAGTCCAACCGTGAGAAACTCGGGGTGAGGGACGATCACAGTGGCGTCCTGCCGATCGAGTTCAGCCATCGCACCATCGAGCGAGATGAAGTCGGGGATGGGATCGGACAGTCCCAGTGCGAGGACGTGTTTGCGCTCGCGCCAGGGGCCGGTAAACACCTCGCGGGCGGGGACAACGAGGAGTTCATCGTCCGAGAACCGATCCGCCCGGCGCTCTATCTCGGGCAAGGGCATGAAATGAGGAGCGTACACGAGTACGTCGATCCCGCGTGCCTTTGCCCGCTCGGCGACACCTTCGTCGAGTATTTTCACGTGGCAATCGACCCGGGTCCCATCGCGTTCGGTCACAGCCACGAATTCCGGGTGTCCCGAATTAGCGATTACGGTATCCGGTCATCGCCAGAACCCATCGTAGTAATCGAGGACGGAAACGAAGGCGACGTGTGGGAGCGTCAGCACGGCGATAAAGACCAGATAGACCCCCATTAGGCTCCCGGGGTCGGCTGCGGCTCCCGGCAGCAACAGGTAGAGCGCGACGGCAAACACGAGTGAGAGCGCCGTCAGCGGGGCAGCGTCGCGGGCAAACCGGGCCATCGGGGCCACGACAGCCCCGTCGTCCACGGACGCCGCAATCCGGTCGTCAAGCAGCAAAAATCGGACGATGTGCCGGAGCGAGTGCCAGAAACAGAAGTACAGGCCGATCGCAAGCAGTGGTGGGACGGTAGCAAAAAACACGACCAGCAATCCGGTTTCGGCGGCGTCGATCCGCCACGGACGCGTGTTCGACGCACGAATCCACCCCAGCCCGAGTGCAGTGACGACGAGCGAGCCGTACACGACGGCGACGAGAAGGCGCGCTTCGGTAGTGAAGAATGGATCGAGTGCACCGACGGCACCCGGGTCGACTACGCCGACGATCCACTCGGCGACGCGTCGGTACTCGCCGGGGAACGCGACCAGCGGCACCAGCATGGGTGCGCCGCCGCGGACGAGGGCGGTCAGTGCCGTCCCGCCGGGACCCCGGACGTGTGTGACACCGACGAGTTCCCGAAGCGGGTGCACGTCACCCTGTCCCCAGTGAAACCAGGTGAGCAGGATGAAGAAGACGAACGCGGCGGCAGGCGAGAGAAACCAGACCACCGCGTACCCCCCACCGAGCAGTGCGTACACGAGCCCGACCTCCGCCAGTGAGCGGGCGGTCAGTCCCGTCCCTCTCGCACGGGGAGTGACGAGATGGTCGACCGCACCGTGGGGAAGTCCCAGCAGGAGGACGCTCAAGAATAGTGGGGCTAACTGTATCGAAAGCGGAATCTCCGTGCCGACGACCGTGACAACGACGGAGGTCGCAAGGAGCGTGATCCAGCCCGGAAGAAGCGCCAGTCTGGCGGCCCCCTCTAACCGCCGTCCAGCAAGGGCTGTTGTGAGTCGCTCTGCAGTAGGGCTGGAAGTGTCACTCATCAGTGGATACTCCGGAGCGCGACAATAAAAAAGGCGACTCGTCGAATCCGGGTCCGATCAGTCGTCAGCAGGGGCCGCGCCGGACGCCCCGGAGCGGTCGACGCCGACCGACGGCATGTCCGCAATGACCGACTCGTTCTTCGCGACCCAGTTCAGCAGCAGGAACGCGAAGATGTACTTCGCGACGATGTCGAGCCCGCTGTAGGCCCACGAGGTGATCGCGACGTCGAGCACGGCGATCCCCTCGGCGCCGAGCGCCCAGAAGATCGGGTAGCCGAGCCACATCGCGACCGTGAGGATCTTCAGCGTGTTGAAGATTTCAGCCGTCCCGTTCGCTTTGGCGTCCTCCGGCCACTTGACCAGCAGGACGTAGAGGACGACCAGGAAGAACATGCAGCTGATGAAGTACCAGAACCAGCGCAGGCCGTGTGAAGACACGGTCAGTGCAGCTGCAAGCCCGGTCACACACATGCTGATGTCCGCAACAAGGATCGTGAACAGATCCGTCGCGTTAGAGCCTGCAAGCAGACCGAGTGCGAGCAGGATCATCGGAGTCGACAGTGCCCAGGTGAGGTAGCGACCCCACATGGTGAGTACCTCTTCGCCCGCGAGTGCGTGCCCCGCCGGCATCTCCAGGAAACTGATTGTCAGTCCGGACACGAGCCCAGTATAACTGGAGATTGAGACAAGCGGGACCATCAGCGTCGCCACGAAAATCAGCTGCGCGCGTGGATCTTTGACGTTACGACCCATATACACGAACAGCAGGATCGAGAGGCCGGCAAGCGCGATGTTTACCCAGAACGAGGCGCTCAGCAGCGCGTCATCCTGTACTGCCTCGAAGATTTCTGGCTGTGTCATCTCGAGGAACGTCCCGAACTGTGCTATTGCAGCCGCATCACCAGCTATCGCCTCTAACATAATCCAATCGAAGAGGGGTACGACTATGTAAAAAGGGTATGTCCTTACTAGTATGAACACATCCTACAAACATGCGAAAAGGTACCAAGAGAAACTCAGTAGTCGGTTGGGAGCACTAACCCCAACCCGTGTTCTTAATATTTCTAAATTGATAATGAAACATACCAGAACATATTATCCGACGCGCTCCAATACCTTACTATGATCAAACCCCGGACGCTGCTCGTGTATCCGGCGGAAGACGCCGACGACATCAAGGCCTCACTTGAGAGCACGGGCTGTCAGGTCGTCCACGTCAGCAAGGCGACGAGAGCGCTCGCCAAACTGTCCAGCCAGCAGTTCGACTGCCTGGTGAGCGGGTACGAACTCCCCGGCGACGACGGGCTCTCGTTATTATCGGCCGTGCGCGAAACACATCCCGGACTACCGGTCGTTCTTTTTACCGACTCGGACGAAGAGGAGATCACGGAGCGGGCCTTCGATAACGGGGTAAGCAGGTTCCTTCGAAAGAACGGAGCCGAATCGTTACGCCAGTTAAACACCGAAGTCACCGATCTTACCGTCAACAGATCGGCGACGGTCCACAAAGAGGAAATCGAGGAACACAGACCGACGCCGGAAGATATCTCGCGTGCCGTCCACGAGGCACCGATCGGAATCACGATGAGCGACCCCACACTGGCGGATAACCCGCTCGTGTTCGTCAACGAAGCATGGTCCGAACTGACCGGGTACGACGAAGGAGACATGCTCGGTCGGAATCCTCGGATCCTACAGGGGCCGGAAACGGATCCGGATAACGTCGACGAACTGGCGACAGCAATCGAGGACGAAGAGCCAGTCACCGTCGAGATCCGAAACTACCGGAACGATGGGACACCCTTCTGGAACGAGTTGACAGTCGCGCCCATATACGATGACGACGGAGAGCTCGTCCACTACGTCGGGTTCCAGAACGACGTGACAGACAGAAAAGCAGCCGAACGGCTCGCAAAGGGGCGCGCGGAGAAACTAGCAGCCGAACGGACCGTATTGCAACGAATACTATCGCGTGTGAACGGACTCCTTAGCGAGATTACCCGGATCCTCGTCGAGGAGAACGAACGTGCAACGATCGAACAGCAAGTCTGTGAGGAGATAGTCAGCTCGAAAAGTTACGTCGCGAGCTGGATCGGGACGATGAATCCAGCTGATACGAAGCTACAA harbors:
- a CDS encoding CinA family protein, with protein sequence MSDPDDSTKPPGATLAAELGDQLREQDATIATAESCTGGLMGAALTAVPGSSDYFDRALVTYAYDAKRQLLGVNREDLDDHGAVSEPVARQMASGVRDTADVTWGVGITGVAGPGGGTEETPVGTVYLGVAYAGPWETNESYTTVSRYEFEGDRSAVRSATVQQALEDVLAELRLVSGL
- a CDS encoding metal-dependent hydrolase, which encodes MNKKGHVLNAVFLSIGLAYLLEPAGDETTFIAMVAIGIPVTLGALFPDVDTDFGKHRKTLHNLPILALFVAFPYFFDGNLQYVWIGVLTHYVLDIAGSKRGIALFYPIWKKEFGLPIGVAVSSNRSTLMTIVVTLAELVVAALIIYDVPLMALDAARSSVGI
- a CDS encoding PHP-associated domain-containing protein, which translates into the protein MTERDGTRVDCHVKILDEGVAERAKARGIDVLVYAPHFMPLPEIERRADRFSDDELLVVPAREVFTGPWRERKHVLALGLSDPIPDFISLDGAMAELDRQDATVIVPHPEFLTVGLAEDDILAHRERIDAVEVYNLKHWQRHTTRAREIARTVDAPVTASSYAHLPGSVGLAWTTFDRDIRTEAELCTALQDGVSRQACRRRGWSHRLQSVAEFAHLGWENTGKKFDRIVLSETEPTHPTRSLYASRFDDVSAY
- a CDS encoding Brp/Blh family beta-carotene 15,15'-dioxygenase, with product MSDTSSPTAERLTTALAGRRLEGAARLALLPGWITLLATSVVVTVVGTEIPLSIQLAPLFLSVLLLGLPHGAVDHLVTPRARGTGLTARSLAEVGLVYALLGGGYAVVWFLSPAAAFVFFILLTWFHWGQGDVHPLRELVGVTHVRGPGGTALTALVRGGAPMLVPLVAFPGEYRRVAEWIVGVVDPGAVGALDPFFTTEARLLVAVVYGSLVVTALGLGWIRASNTRPWRIDAAETGLLVVFFATVPPLLAIGLYFCFWHSLRHIVRFLLLDDRIAASVDDGAVVAPMARFARDAAPLTALSLVFAVALYLLLPGAAADPGSLMGVYLVFIAVLTLPHVAFVSVLDYYDGFWR
- a CDS encoding bacteriorhodopsin; this encodes MTQPEIFEAVQDDALLSASFWVNIALAGLSILLFVYMGRNVKDPRAQLIFVATLMVPLVSISSYTGLVSGLTISFLEMPAGHALAGEEVLTMWGRYLTWALSTPMILLALGLLAGSNATDLFTILVADISMCVTGLAAALTVSSHGLRWFWYFISCMFFLVVLYVLLVKWPEDAKANGTAEIFNTLKILTVAMWLGYPIFWALGAEGIAVLDVAITSWAYSGLDIVAKYIFAFLLLNWVAKNESVIADMPSVGVDRSGASGAAPADD
- a CDS encoding bacterio-opsin activator domain-containing protein, with the translated sequence MIKPRTLLVYPAEDADDIKASLESTGCQVVHVSKATRALAKLSSQQFDCLVSGYELPGDDGLSLLSAVRETHPGLPVVLFTDSDEEEITERAFDNGVSRFLRKNGAESLRQLNTEVTDLTVNRSATVHKEEIEEHRPTPEDISRAVHEAPIGITMSDPTLADNPLVFVNEAWSELTGYDEGDMLGRNPRILQGPETDPDNVDELATAIEDEEPVTVEIRNYRNDGTPFWNELTVAPIYDDDGELVHYVGFQNDVTDRKAAERLAKGRAEKLAAERTVLQRILSRVNGLLSEITRILVEENERATIEQQVCEEIVSSKSYVASWIGTMNPADTKLQLSTQTGAISGIQSPVEIESMPNAVEDALELGSVRVCTVGSDERGRLAPDSVGARRLAIIPLVYQQKRYGLLGVYADSDDALDSREVELFESIGQMIASGLNAAETARMLTTANVLELEFEIYDETFPLSRFADVIGTDVEFVGLVRDNGYEIYVRTTRMNGNPADLLSLPRVENIRRVSETDEGYTFAAEVNTKEPFDQLGDYGASVVNITAEPTQATLSLELPLKYNTRSVLELLESLYDRVELKAKHERDGHEETTHEFAAAVNERLTDRQQAALETAHLNGYFEWPRQVDGEEVAETMGITRQTFHQHLRAAERKLVQSFVNPN